The region TCTTAAAAATGGTAATTGTGAATCCGATTTTAGAGGCATTTTTTTAAAATCTAAGATTATTTCTATCTCTGAAGGAAGTGAAGGGGTGATATCAAATGTTTTATAATGGAAACGAATGGGTTGAATATCCTCTTGTTAGCGCAGACGATGAAGGTTTTGTTAGCGGTTACTCTGTTTATGAGGTTATTAGGACATATTATGGTATACCTTATCGTTTAAGAAGTCATTATGATAGACTTAAAAAATCCGCTAATTTTATGGGGTTTGACGTTCCATCACTTGAAAAGATAAAATTGGTTTTGGAACAAGCCGAGAAAATTCATAATTATAATGAATATAGATTTAAAATCTTTGTAACCCCTTTCACTTCGAATTATGACACTTTTTACTGTTTTGTAGAAGAACTGGAAGAAGACATTGATATAATTGAAGAAGGGGTAGTCGTTAATATAGCTAGAGAAAGAAAACCACATTTTTCTATTATTCCATATTATGTAAAAACTCCATTAAACAATTCAGTTAAATATATCCATAAAAAATATGATTATTATTATGAATCAATCATCTTAAATGAATTTGGTTACGTAGCTGAATGTACTTTTTCAAACATTTTTTATGTAAGTAGTGGTGTATTAATTACACCACATTTATCAACTGGTATACTTGCTGGTATAACTAGACACAGTGTGTTAGAGTTAGCAAGAGAATTATCAATGGAAATAGAAGAAAAACCTAATGTTGAGGTGTGGGAGCTACTATCTGCTGATGAAATATTTCTCAGTCATACCTCAAGAGGTATTGTCCCAGTGAGAAGAATTTTCCCTCACTTTACATTTACCGTTCCAGGTGTAGTTACCGAAGCTTTAATTGCTAATTGGAAGGATTTTATAACTAAGACTCTAGATGAATTTGAATAATTTTAAAATTCTTCGGGAGAAGTAGTCTGAAAATGGAAGAAAAATTTGAAGAGGTTTTAAAAAAATTATCTTTCAAAAACCCTTCACTAAAAAAAATATATGTTATATCAAAATTACGAGACGAATCTTATAATTTTCTACCTGAAAATTTAATTCAGGAAGTTAAAGTTGTTAATTATTCAATAAATGAACGTGCATTATTATTGTCTTGTTCCAATAATTTTGTTAAACAAGAAATAGTATTTAGAGAAAATGAAATCTTAAAAAAAATTAATCAAATTTTTGGTTCAGATGAAATAAAAAAAATAAAACTTGTCTAATCGAAACAATTTGGAGGTGCTTTAATGATCGAAAAAGAAAAAGATTATTCCGCTGAACAGATAAAAGTTTTAAAAGGACTCGAGGCTGTTAGATTAAGACCCGGAATGTACATAGGTTCAACTGGTAAAGCTGGACTAAATCATTTAGTCTACGAAATAATCGATAATTCAATAGACGAACATATAAATGGTTATTGTAATTTAATAAGAGTTACAATAAATGAAGATAATTCTATTGAAGTTGAAGATAATGGTAGAGGAATACCTGTTGGTATGCATCCTATCGAAAAGAAAAATACCTTAGAACTAGTGATGACCTCTCTTCATGCTGGAGGTAAGTTTGATAAAAAGGCTTATAAAGTGAGCGGAGGTCTACATGGTGTTGGCGCATCTGTAGTTAATGCCTTATCTGAATATTTTGAAGTAAAGGTTTATAGAGATGGAAAAATCTATTATCAAAGATATTCAAGAGGTATTCCTCAAACAGAAGTTTTAGAATTAGGAGAAACGGATAGAACTGGAACTTATGTAAAATTTTTGCCTGATAAGGAGATTTTTGATGATGGAGACGTGGTTGTTGAATCAAGACTAATAGAGAATAGGTTAAGAGAAATTGCCTTTCTAAATCCTAATCTAAAAATCATTTTTGAAGATAAAAAAAGAGATTATAAAGAAGAGTTTCATTTTGAGGGTGGATTAGAAGAATTTATAAATTATGTTCTAAAAAAGAGAAAGAAAGAGCCTGTTGCTCAACCTATTTATTTAGCTGGATCTTATTCTTATAAAAAAGATGAACCTGATATTCAGGTTGAAATAGAGCTTGTTTATACACAATCTGAAGATAGTGAAATAATATCTTTTGTCAATAATATTAAAACTATTGATGGAGGAGAACACGAATCTGGTTTTAAACAAGCTTTAACACGTTTATCAAATGAGTTTGCTAGAAAGTACGGCATTTTAAAAGAAAATGATGAAAATTTTAGTGGTGACGATGTCAGAGAAGGCTTAATAACCATCATGCATGTAAAAATGGCTGAACCAGTATTTGAAGGACAAACCAAAGGAAGACTTGGTTCAAAAGTTGCACGTGAAGCCGTCAATCAAATTACAAGCGAAAAATTATCTCTTTATTACGATGCCAATCCAAAGGAAGCAAAAAAAATCCTCGAACGAATTAACTTTGCATTTAAAAAGAGAATTGCTGCAAAAAAAGCACGAGAAAACATAAAAAGAAAAACTATTTTTGAGAGTACAACACTCCCAGGAAAATTGGCTGACTGTACCTCCAAAAATCTTGAAGAATCCGAGCTTTTTATAGTTGAAGGAGACTCTGCTGGTGGAAACGCAAAACAGGCAAGAGATAGGTATTACCAAGCTATACTACCATTAAGGGGTAAAATTCTTAACGTGGAAAAAGCGGATTTGTTAAAACTTTTAAAGAACGAACAAATTACAAATATTATTACTGCTCTAGGTACGGGTATTGGTGATGAATTTGATATATCAAAGTTAAGATACGGGAAAATAATCATAATGACAGATGCTGATGTTGACGGTGCTCACATTCGCACTTTAATATTAACCTTTTTTTATAGATATATGAGGCCCCTTATTGAAGAAGGTCACGTGTACATAGCTCAACCGCCTTTATATAGATTTGAGGTAGGAAATGAACATTTTTACTTATACAATGAGGCAGAACTTGAAAATCTCAAACAAACGTACGCAAACAAAAAGTGGAAGATCCAAAGATATAAAGGATTAGGAGAAATGAATCCGGATCAACTTAGAGAAACTACAATGGACAAAAATTCAAGAAAACTTGTTAAAATAACTATTCAAGACCTAGAATCATCTAATGAAATTATCGAAATACTTATGGGAGATGATCCAGCCATAAGGAGAGAATTTATCGAAAATAATGCATATAAGGTGAAAGAGTTAGATGTATAATGAAGGCGAAAAAGATAATATTATTAGTCTTTTATTTGTCTTTTTTAGCATTAGTGTATTTTCATTTATTTAATAGATTTTTTGTGTATAATAATAAGGTAATAAGTCAACCACTTAAAATTAACGTTGATAAGAGTGTATATTATATTTCTTTTAATAACAGATATTTCTATTATGACATCTTTGATGACATTACTTTTATTAGCGATATTGAGTATCCAAAGTTTATAAAAGTAGAATTTAGTAATGATGAAGAGTTAAGAAAAAAAGAAACTGATTTTATAAAAAAGATTTTTTGGATTCCACAAATTGATAGCATTAATTTTCCTAAAAAAGAAATCTTTTGTTATAATAATATTATATTAAATTACTATAATTTGGAAGATATTACCATTTATTTAAAAGGTTATAATGTTAATTTTTTTCAAGATTTAAATGGTGGTGAATATGTTTTGATGGGGCAATCTATTTTTAATGTACACGATCGGGGGTTTTAATATGGCCAAAAATTATTTAATAGGTATAGATATCGGTAGTTTTTTATTAAAAGGAATGCTTTTTGAAGTTGATGAAGAAGGATATATAAGACCTATTGTCAACGCTGCTTTGCCAGTAGAAGGAATTATAAACGGAGAGATTCAAGATATGGAATCTCTTAGGCGAACTTTAGTTACTCTTATAGAGTATCTTAAACAAAGTTCTGAAAGAAAACTTAAAAATGTTGAAATAATTGTTGGATACTCGACTAATAATTTAAACATTACTCAAGAAAACTTTACCGTTGAATTTAGTAAAAGAACAGAGATAAGGGAGAAAGAATTACAAAATATTAAAAAAAATATCACTAAAAAGTATATCGATGAAGGAAAAATCATCTTAGATTCTTCGTTTGTAAAGTTCATGATAGATAATAAAACAGTAAAAAATCCAGTTTCATTTTATGCTGAAAGTTCTTTGACAACTTCTTTAAATATCGTCTGGGTTGATGAAAATTCTTTCTCTTTACTTATAAACGTTTTGAAGGATGTTGTTCCTTCTTCTCAAATTCCTCTTTATGACTCAACTTTATCTGCTAGTTATGCGACTACAACTCCTAATGATAGAAATGTCGGAATAACAGTAATAGATTTAGGATATAATTCATCAAGAACCATCATTTTCAAGGATGGTATACCTAAATTATTTTATTCTTTTCCCTATGGAATTAAATATATATTAAAAGATATTTCAAATGTCCTAAAAGTTTCTGAAAAAGAAGCTCACAGGTTGTTAACAGAGGAAGGTGCTTGTCTAAGAGATACGAGGACTATTAAAAAAGTGGAATTCCAACCTATAACAGGCACTGGATATTCTTATACATCTCTTGGACTTTTAAATAAAATAATATACGCTCGAGTTAGAGAAATAATTAGTAGATTAAATGGCGAATTATCAAGAATTAGCTACGAAAAAACTTATGAAATAGGTGCTTTGCAAGGAGGTATTGTGTTAACTGGAGGAGGTTCAAAAATCAGAAATATCGATCAAACTATTAGAGAACTTATGGGTGAAAATTACAGAAAAAGCTCTTTAGTATCTCTTGATTACTTTAGGGATGTGCCCGAAGAGATTAAAAAAGATTCTACTTATCTCTCAGTATTTGGCATCGTTGAAAGATATCGTCTTGACTTGATTGAAGAAAGTTTTTATGAAAGATCAAGAGAATCTATTTCTTCCGAATCTTCACAAAAACCCAAAGCATCTACTAAAGGGAATACTTTTAAAACATTTATCAAAAAGATAACTGGGGGTGACGAGGATGCCGTTTGAAATTGAAGAAATTGACAGGCAAAAAAAACTTTTCACAAAAAAAACTACATATAAAATAAAAGTATTTGGCGTAGGTGGAGCAGGTAACAATGCAATTCAAAGAATGGTTAAAAAAGGAATTAGAGATGTAGAGTTGATCTCTGCAAATACGGATGTACAAGTATTAGAAAATATCGATTCTCCTATCAAAATTCAGTTAGGAAAAGAATTAACTAGAGGATTAGGTGCTGGTGGAGATCCGGAAATTGGGAGGAAAGCTGCTTTGGAAAGTATTGAAGAAATAAGAGACATTCTACAAGATACCGACCTTTTATTTATTACAGCGGGCTTAGGTGGCGGAACGGGAACCGGTGCAGTTCCTGTTATAGCTGAACTAGCTACTCAATTAGGTATTTTAACTGTAGCTATAGTAACTACACCTTTTCATTTTGAAGGCTCAACTAAAGAAAGAATCGCTTTAAAAGGATTTCATGAAACGAAACGTTATGTAGACAGTTTAATTAAAATTTCTAATGATAAACTTATAGACAATGATGAAGACATACCTATTGATAAGGCTTTCGAAAAAGCCGATGAAATATTGCTTCAAGCAATAACAGGTATCTCTGACTTAATTACTAAACCAGGTATGATTAATCTTGATTTTGCCGACGTTGCTTCAGTACTAAAAATAAAAGGTTCTGCAATGTTGGGAATTGGTCTTGGAAAAGGAGAAAAAAGAGCAGAAGAAGCTATAAGAAATGCATTAAATAGTAAAATATTAGAAGATCCAGTAAGAAATGCTACCGCAGCACTTGTAAATATATCTGGTAAAAATCCTACTACTCAAGATGTAAGAATAATTAATGAAATACTTCGCTCATATGCAGTCGATGATGCAAAACTTAAAATGGGAATTACTATAGATGATAAACTACCAGATGATTTAATAAAAGTCACTATTATTGCATCTGGATACGATAAACTTCCTGGAGAAGAGAATTATATTGATTTATATGAACAGCCTGCACTTTATAGACATTTTGGTAGAGGAATTGTAGAGGAAGAGATAGAAAAATTAAATAGATACATAAAAGACCATGCAGAAGAATCAATTGCTGAAAAAACCGAATAATTAAGTCAAGAGATTAATTATGAAAAAAAATGATTTCGATATATACAATCTATACCATAGAAACGAAAATAGTTTTATGGTTGAAGAAGACATTGTAGGCAAATTTTTTCATAACTATAATGATGAAAACATCACTGATTTTCACTTTGAACCTAATAACAACGATGTAGGGGTTAGAACAAGATATTGTGGCAATTTGGTAGATTTAAGCCCTATGAGTCATTATGAGTATGATGTGTTCTTAAATAAATTGTTGATTAATTGCGGATTTGACATAATTAAAGACTTCAAAAATATTGATGGTTCTTTTAATTTTAATAACATTAATTTTAGAGTATCTTTTGTTAAATCCTCTCTTGGTATAAGTTGTGTTTTAAGAAAACTAAAAAATATAAACGATATTAAGGTTGATCTAGAACCATCAATAAAATCCAATATTGAAAAGCTGATAAGTGAAAAATCAAAAGTCCTTATTTTTTCTGGACCGACTGGTTCGGGAAAAACTACTACCATGCATTATGTTGTCAATAAATTCAAAAATAACAGAAAGGTCCATAGTATAGAAAATCCTATAGAATATATTAATCCTGATATCGTACAAATATCTTCTAAAGATGAAAGTGACAAAATTAATATCTTAAAATACATACTAAGACAAGATCCTGACGTTATTGTTGTGGGTGAAATCAGAGAAAATAATTTTGCAAAACTCTTGTTTGACTCTGCAGTTACTGGACACTTAGTTTTTTCAACTATTCATACAAAGAATGTTTTTTTGATTCTTCAGCGATTAAAAATGCTCGGTGTAGAATTAAAAAATCTATCAGAAAGTATAGATCTTTTGCTGAATCAACGTCTAATACCCAAAAAATGTGAGCATTGTAATGGAAAAGGGTGTAATACCTGTTACTTCACTGGTAAAAGGGGATATGTAACCGTATTCGAAGCTCTTATAGTAACAGATAACTTAAAAAGAGATATTTCTATAAATAAAAGTATCTCTTTCATAAAAGAAAAATATAAACAAACTGAAAGTTACATAGATCCTTCAATAAGGCTCAGAGAATTACTAGATAATAGTTTAATCAGTGAAGATCAATACTATACAAATCTACATTCATTTTAAGGATAGACAAAATATTGTCAGGAGAAGATAATTAAGTTGACTTATTTTTCTAGGAGTCCAGAAGAATGGAAAAAATATGACGAAGAAAAAAAAAGAAAGAGAGAAGAAAAAAACAAACCAAAGAAAATGGTTGAAAGATTTTCTTTATTCATTATTATAGCTATATCTGCTATTGCTATTTTTTTTAGTATATTTGGCCCAAAATTTTCTAGATTTATGTTTCCACATAGTATAACCAAAAAAGGAATAAATCTAAGTTTACAGACTCAAGATAATTTCTATTACCCTGAGCCCTTAGACATAAAAATATATGTTCAAAACACTAAAAATAAGAGTGATTATATAAAAATCGAAAATTTTTATTTTCGAATAATTAGAAAGTCGGATTCTAAAGTTATTCATGATTTCTCATCTCCACAGACTATTGAAACTCAAATTCAATCTCTTCAAACCTTGTTACTTTTTGATTTACTAAAAGAAGCTGAAATAAAGCAATTACTTGATGGAGAATATCAAGTGACTGCTTCTTTTTTATTCAATGGGGATAATGTAAGTCTTACTCGTGATTTTTATTATAATCAAAAACTAATATTGAATGTATATACAAATGAGATGTTTTATCTTACAAACGAATTCCCCGTATTCTCAATAGAAGTAGCAAATAGAACTGATACAACAATAACCAGTGAACTTTCTGGCAATATAAAAATCAATGACAAGAAAAAAGAGGTATTTAATCAGAGTTTCTATTTCGGACCGCTAAACTTAAAAACTTTAGAAAGTACAAGTTTTAAACTACCTTTAAACAAAACCTTTGAACAGGGAATATATAACTCAGTGTTCGAATTTGAAAGTATTAATCAAAATTACTATTCTCCTCTTGTCGTAGTTGATAAAATAGAAAATGATACAAAAGATCTTTCTTTAATCTTTTATACACCACTTTTTACTTCTAGAGGAGACTCATTGCATTTTGAGGCGAATCTTAAAAACTCTAAGAAAAAACCTATGCCACTTGAAGTCAATCAGATAAAATTCAGACTTTATTATGAAAATCAACTGATTTTCAATTACGAAAATAATGACAGAACTAGAATATACATATCAGAATTAGGTACAACACAAGTATTCGACTTGTCAGAGGTGAGAAATATAACACTTGATCGAAGTGGCAATTATTTGATTGATTTTAGTATAGTTATAGGAAACGACGTTCTTTCAAAGCAGCAAAATATAAGTGTGTATTAAAAACAGAGAGGCTTAGAATAATAATGTATGGATATCTATCAATCTATTTTCATCCAACAGATGAAGAAAAGAAAACTTATCTTTATTATTATTGTGGACTATGTCATTCATTAAAAGAGCAATTTGGAATAATCTATAGACCACTTATAATAAAAGAAATTGTTTTTTTCATGATGCTTAAAAATCCTATAATTTCTATTGAAGAGTTTAAATGTCCTTTTGTAACTTTTAAAACCAGATATAAACCTGAAGAAATTGATTTTATAGAACCATATTCTTATTTAAATATTTTGATTATTTATGGCAAAATAATAGACTACAAGAGCGAAAATATCCCTGTCCCTCAAAAACTCATTAATACTGTAAGGGGAAAATTGTTGTCTTATTTTGATGAGACTTTTTTAGAAACTTTTGAAAGTTACATAAATCTTCAACAAGAAGTCGAGAATTTAAATGTTGATTTAGATGATTATGCAAACCCTTCAATAAAAATAATGAAATGCTTATTTCAAAAATTTTTTCCAGCTGGTTATCCGGAATCATTGCCTATTGTTACAGGATATTTAATATATATGTTAGATAGTATCTATGATTTTGATAGAGACATCAAGAGAAATAAATTCAATGCTATAGCACAAGCTTTTAAGGTTAATAATATTATACATCTAGAAGAAAATCAAAAGGCAAGATTACTTTTCACTTATGATTTATGTGCCAAGGAATTGATGGATAAAATTGATGAGCTAGCAAATTATAACAACCATTTATGTACAAAAATAGCATCTTTTTCATTAATTTATCATAGAAATATAATCAATCAAATATTGAACGGGGGAAAGTATAATGAACGAACAACAAATTATTCGAGATTACATAAACCAAGGCGATTTCAAAAACCTGTTTTTAAATTACCAAAATAATCAAGAATTTAAAAATGATATTGATAAATTTAGAGCTGGATATTATAGAAGAAACACCTCCAGTTGTGGTGAATGTCTTCAATGTCTAGGTGCCACAGTGTGTGTAGACACTATGTGCGAATGTTTTGGTGGAGACTTTTGCCGATGGTTTTAAGCAGATTCCTCAAAAATGACTATAAATAAAATAAATCCTGTTGTCAAAACTTCTTTTCTTATCATTATTTTTTATCTTTTGTTCATTATCTCAAGAACTTTCAGAATTGCTCCTAGCATCATCAGTATGCTAATGCCTTTTGGAATACTTTTTTTAAAGAAGGGATACTCAGTAATTTATTCTGTTGTACTTATTATCTTAATCAATATAAGCGGATTTGTAGTTGAAAGTATAGGTATTTTTTTACTTTTTATGGTACCTGTTTTGATATATAATACTTTCCAAAAAAAAGTTGTCAGACATTCACTTATTACTATTTTTTCTGTAACCTCTTTTTTTATAATGTACTATTTCTTTGGATATTTGCTGCATGACTTCTTTTTAAGAAATAATTTAACTTGGCTATTGCTTTTATTGTATATTGTTTTTGCCAATTTATATGGATTTTTGCTTAATAGGTTAAAAAAAGAAATTGAAAATTTTGTAAAAAAGGAAGAATACAAATGAACAATACTATAACTGCTGTTCCTGGTATTAAGGTTGGTCACTATACTGATTTACAAGCTATTACTGGTTGTACAGTCATTCTGGTTGAAGATGGTGCTGTAGCAGGTGTTTGTGTAAGTGGTTCAGCACCCGGAACAAGAGAAACTGATTTGTTAAAAACTGGAAACTTAGTTCAGCAAGTTCATGCTATACTTTTAACTGGAGGAAGCGCCTTTGGTCTTGACGCAGCAGCGGGAGTAATGCAATTCCTTGAGGAGAAGAATATTGGTTTTCAAACAGATACAATCACCGTACCTATTGTTCCTTCAGCTGTTATATATGACTTAGATATAGGGAATCCACATATTCGCCCTAATAAAGAAGCAGGATACATTGCATCAAGCAATGCAACTACTCAAGAAGTTATACAAGGTAGTGTAGGAGCTGGAACTGGTGCTATGGTTGGTAAGGGTGCAGGCAAAAATTATTCTATGAAAAGTGGCGTTGGAAGTTCATTGATAGATTTAGGAAAAGGAATTCTAGTTGGAGCTCTTAGTGTTGTTAATGCCACAGGAGATATATACGAAAATGGAGAAATTATTGCTGGAGCAATTGATGAAAACAACAAATTTCTAGACATATATAATCTTATGAAAAAGAGAATGTTTAGGGCGAACCCAGGAGAAAATACTACTTTATCAGTAGTTGCAACAAATGCACGTTTGACAAAAGAATGGGCCAATAAAATTGCACAAGTTGCCAATGATGGATTTGCTCGAACTATAAAACCTGTCCATTCATTATTTGATGGTGACACAGTATTTTGTATATCAACAGGAAATGTTGAAGTTGACTTTTTTGACATATCATTGATCTCCCAAGTAGCAGCAGAAGCAATCGAAAAATCCATCATTAATGCCGTTAAACACGCCCAAAAAATCGATGGCCATCTTACTTATTCTGACTTATTTTAGTACTTACTTAACTCAACTTTGCGGTATAACCAACTTCTTCCAATAATTCAATAATTTCCTCGGGAGCCCCTTCCGTCTCAACTTCGACTTTCTTACTACTTAAATCTACCTTATAATTGGTTACTATATCAGAAGATTTAAGTTGTTTTTCTATAATTGTTTTGCAATGATTGCACGACATATCTGGAACATCGAATACATATCTCATATTTATCCCTCTTTCACTTTTAATTTTTTTTCAATAGTACTAGAATTTAAAATAACATTAATCGAACTCAGAAACATGGCTATTTCTGATAAAACCGGATGCATAAGGCCCATCATAGCCAGAGGAATCATTATTACATTATAAAAAAAAGCCCAGAAAAGGTTCTGTTTAATCTTTTGAAAAGTAATTTTTGAAATCTCAATTGCATCTATTATCTTAGATATTTCCCCTTGAATAATTATTATATCTGCACTTTCTATGGCTAGATCTGTACCTGTACCAATAGCTATTCCAATTTCTGATGATTTTAATGCTGCAGCATCATTTATTCCATCACCTATCATACAAACCTTTTTTCCTTCAATTTGATATTTTCTAACTATATTAACTTTTTCACTAGGACTAACATTTGCCCAAAACTCGTCTACTCCCACTTTTTCTGCTACAGCCTTTGCAGTAATTTCATTATCTCCAGTTACAATAACAGGCTTAATATTCATATTTTTTAGCTTATTTATAGTATCAATAGCTCCAGATCTTATTTTATCAGCAATTCTTATATAACCCCTTAATTCATCATTGACCAAAACCTCTACTACTGTCTCTCCCCTTTTCATAAAATCGATATACTTTTCAGACTTTTTTGGTTTTCCAATAAAATACAAGTCTTTTTTATATCTTGCATAAATTCCTAGTCCTGCCTTTTCTTCGATTTCATCTAATTTTAGATCAGATATCATGTCAGTTTTTAATTCGTCTTTAACATACTTAATAATTGCATTAGCTAAAGGATGAGTTGAATTTTCTTCAATTTTTGCCACAACTTGTAGGATTTGATTATCCAAATTATGCCAAACAACACTAGGATGACCTTCTGTGATAGTACCTGTTTTATCAAACAACACAACATCAATATTTTTTGCCATTTGTACCGATTCACCGTTTTTTATTATTAATCCTCTTTTTGCAGCGGAACTACTAGCAGACAGAAGTGCCATAGGCGTTGCTAAACCCAAAGCACAAGGACACGCAATTACCAAAGTAGCAACAAAAGTAAATAAAGCCGTAGAAAATGGTCCTGCATCTACAAGAACCCAAGGTAAGATATTTGATACTTTTAGCAAAAAAGGCTGAAATGCTTCATAATTAATAAACCATAATATACTGCTCAATACAGCCATCGAAAAAACTATAGGAATAAAATAAATGGTAATTCTATCTGCAAAGGCTTGAATAGGAACTTTTGAGGATTGTGCTTCTTCTATCAATTTTATCATCTGATTAATAAACAAATCTTCTCCAACCCTTGAAACTTCTACTTTAATAACCCCCGATTCAACTATTGTACCACTAATTACATATTCGCCCACCGTTTTATATACAGGTAAAGGTTCACCAGTTACCATAGATTCATCAATAGTCGCTTTCCCTTCAACTATGATTCCATCAAGCGGAACTTTTTCTCCAGTTCTCATTACTATTATATCTCCTATTTTTATTGTTTCTACGGGCAACTCTATTATTTCACCATCCATCAACACATTAGCCTTTTCCACTCTCAAAGCTAATAAGGCTTGAATATCTTTTGAAGCATTATACTTCATCTTTGATTCAATATACTTTCCAAGAAGATTTAAGGTGATTAACATAGCAGAAATGCTACCAAAGGACTGAACGTTCAAACCAAATATTAATAAAATGGTTGTCATCCATGAAGATAGAGCTCCTATTGTAACCAAAGTATCCATGTTAGTATGCAAATGAGACAAGGCTATCCATGCGCTTTTTAAAGTTTTTCTACCTGGATAAAAGATCACAATTCCACCGCAAAATAGCTCAATAAAAGTCATATGAGGAATATGAATGCCACTCATGTGAATTATCATAATTATCATCAGCGGTATTGTAACAATTAATGATACCATTAAGTCTTTTTTTGCTTCTTTAAATCTTTTTTCTATTAAATTTACGGTAGGCATTTCTCTAGAGACTTTATAACCTATGCTTTCTACCGCTTTTTCTATGTCTTCAATTGTAACCTTATCATTGGCGATTACGATTGCCTTTTCAGTTGCCAGATTCACTGAAACATACTTAACTCCATCTATTTTTTTTATTGCCCTTTCAACATTTCTAACACAAGATGCACACGTCATTCCTTGTACACTAAAGCTAATCTCTTTTTCTTGCGATAAGGATAGAGAATTATTTATGGACGTTTCAGTTGATGACTTCATATTAAGACACCTCTGTATTTAATATGTTTTGTTTAAATATCTAATAACTTCTTCTAATTCTTCTAATTTAATATTAATCTCTTGCTGATTTTGGGAAGTTATTGCTTCTTTTAAACACGTTTCAATATGTTTCTTCAAAATATCTACATGGGCATTTTTTAACAACGATATCGTTGCTAATAGTTGTTTTGATATATCTATGCAATATCGTTCTTCTTCTACCATCTTAATAGTTGCTTCAAGCTGACCTTTCGCTGTTTTTAATTTATTTAATGCTTTTTCATGTTTCAATTTTTTTCCCCCTCTACCGCTATTGTAACTGATACTATAATCAAACCCTTTCGCTATTTTTCTTTGTATTTTCTAGATCCTATTTTTGATTTTTAGATTACTACC is a window of Defluviitoga tunisiensis DNA encoding:
- a CDS encoding DciA family protein — protein: MEEKFEEVLKKLSFKNPSLKKIYVISKLRDESYNFLPENLIQEVKVVNYSINERALLLSCSNNFVKQEIVFRENEILKKINQIFGSDEIKKIKLV
- the ftsZ gene encoding cell division protein FtsZ, with the protein product MPFEIEEIDRQKKLFTKKTTYKIKVFGVGGAGNNAIQRMVKKGIRDVELISANTDVQVLENIDSPIKIQLGKELTRGLGAGGDPEIGRKAALESIEEIRDILQDTDLLFITAGLGGGTGTGAVPVIAELATQLGILTVAIVTTPFHFEGSTKERIALKGFHETKRYVDSLIKISNDKLIDNDEDIPIDKAFEKADEILLQAITGISDLITKPGMINLDFADVASVLKIKGSAMLGIGLGKGEKRAEEAIRNALNSKILEDPVRNATAALVNISGKNPTTQDVRIINEILRSYAVDDAKLKMGITIDDKLPDDLIKVTIIASGYDKLPGEENYIDLYEQPALYRHFGRGIVEEEIEKLNRYIKDHAEESIAEKTE
- a CDS encoding aminotransferase class IV; this encodes MFYNGNEWVEYPLVSADDEGFVSGYSVYEVIRTYYGIPYRLRSHYDRLKKSANFMGFDVPSLEKIKLVLEQAEKIHNYNEYRFKIFVTPFTSNYDTFYCFVEELEEDIDIIEEGVVVNIARERKPHFSIIPYYVKTPLNNSVKYIHKKYDYYYESIILNEFGYVAECTFSNIFYVSSGVLITPHLSTGILAGITRHSVLELARELSMEIEEKPNVEVWELLSADEIFLSHTSRGIVPVRRIFPHFTFTVPGVVTEALIANWKDFITKTLDEFE
- a CDS encoding cell division protein FtsA yields the protein MAKNYLIGIDIGSFLLKGMLFEVDEEGYIRPIVNAALPVEGIINGEIQDMESLRRTLVTLIEYLKQSSERKLKNVEIIVGYSTNNLNITQENFTVEFSKRTEIREKELQNIKKNITKKYIDEGKIILDSSFVKFMIDNKTVKNPVSFYAESSLTTSLNIVWVDENSFSLLINVLKDVVPSSQIPLYDSTLSASYATTTPNDRNVGITVIDLGYNSSRTIIFKDGIPKLFYSFPYGIKYILKDISNVLKVSEKEAHRLLTEEGACLRDTRTIKKVEFQPITGTGYSYTSLGLLNKIIYARVREIISRLNGELSRISYEKTYEIGALQGGIVLTGGGSKIRNIDQTIRELMGENYRKSSLVSLDYFRDVPEEIKKDSTYLSVFGIVERYRLDLIEESFYERSRESISSESSQKPKASTKGNTFKTFIKKITGGDEDAV
- a CDS encoding DNA gyrase/topoisomerase IV subunit B — protein: MIEKEKDYSAEQIKVLKGLEAVRLRPGMYIGSTGKAGLNHLVYEIIDNSIDEHINGYCNLIRVTINEDNSIEVEDNGRGIPVGMHPIEKKNTLELVMTSLHAGGKFDKKAYKVSGGLHGVGASVVNALSEYFEVKVYRDGKIYYQRYSRGIPQTEVLELGETDRTGTYVKFLPDKEIFDDGDVVVESRLIENRLREIAFLNPNLKIIFEDKKRDYKEEFHFEGGLEEFINYVLKKRKKEPVAQPIYLAGSYSYKKDEPDIQVEIELVYTQSEDSEIISFVNNIKTIDGGEHESGFKQALTRLSNEFARKYGILKENDENFSGDDVREGLITIMHVKMAEPVFEGQTKGRLGSKVAREAVNQITSEKLSLYYDANPKEAKKILERINFAFKKRIAAKKARENIKRKTIFESTTLPGKLADCTSKNLEESELFIVEGDSAGGNAKQARDRYYQAILPLRGKILNVEKADLLKLLKNEQITNIITALGTGIGDEFDISKLRYGKIIIMTDADVDGAHIRTLILTFFYRYMRPLIEEGHVYIAQPPLYRFEVGNEHFYLYNEAELENLKQTYANKKWKIQRYKGLGEMNPDQLRETTMDKNSRKLVKITIQDLESSNEIIEILMGDDPAIRREFIENNAYKVKELDV